A single Populus nigra chromosome 13, ddPopNigr1.1, whole genome shotgun sequence DNA region contains:
- the LOC133671601 gene encoding heat stress transcription factor A-5-like, producing MEAGSSPSAAAGGGPAPFLIKTYDMVDDSSTDEIVSWSSNKNSFVVWNPPEFARLLLPTFFKHNNFSSFIRQLNTYGFRKIDPEKWEFANEDFLRDQKHLLKNIHRRKPIHSHSNPQGSLVDQERAAYEEEIDKLSRDKAKLEASILGFSQQRSSAKLHVEDLTQRIDTMQQRQKKLLSFLEKAVQNPAFVEHLACKIESMDFSAYSKKRRLPQVDHSMPTAENSFVENHCSSRPESNVIHQDFSNKLRLELSPAVSDINLISRSTQSSNEDRGSPQRKISEGNPKDGPTRTSGLLLAPETLELSDTGTSYTFKVNPAVPRDLPASGSQAQHSLQANLTSNEEVDGLISCQLNLTLASSALQVNKNPYLARMPPLRQEIVKSPESRFNESNKDSDMRVIQNMNLGNEGTTLSSSQEIPNNNQVPASAPARVNDGFWEQFLTERPGSSENEEASCNYRANSYDEQDERRLGFGVPRNAKNMEQLSL from the exons ATGGAAGCGGGATCATCGCCATCCGCCGCCGCCGGCGGAGGACCGGCACCGTTCTTGATAAAGACATATGACATGGTGGATGATTCATCGACTGACGAGATTGTGTCTTGGAGTTCGAACAAAAACAGCTTTGTCGTATGGAACCCTCCAGAATTCGCCAGATTGTTGCTTCCTACCTTTTTCAAGCACAATAATTTCTCTAGCTTTATCAGACAATTAAATACCTAT GGATTTAGAAAGATTGATCCTGAGAAATGGGAATTTGCCAATGAAGATTTTTTGAGAGATCAAAAGCATCTGCTTAAGAACATCCACAGAAGAAAACCAATCCACAGTCACAGCAACCCTCAAGGTTCTTTAGTGGATCAAGAAAGAGCAGCATATGAGGAAGAAATAGACAAGCTATCACGTGATAAAGCCAAACTCGAGGCAAGTATTCTAGGGTTTTCACAGCAGCGGTCATCTGCAAAGCTTCATGTGGAAGATCTAACACAGAGGATAGATACTATGCAGCAGAGGCAGAAAAAGTTGCTGTCGTTCTTAGAGAAGGCTGTTCAAAACCCTGCTTTTGTTGAACATCTTGCTTGTAAGATTGAATCTATGGATTTTTCAGCATATAGCAAGAAGAGACGACTGCCTCAAGTTGATCACTCAATGCCAACTGCAGAAAATAGTTTTGTCGAAAATCACTGTAGTTCTAGGCCTGAGTCTAATGTCATCCATCAAGATTTCTCAAATAAGTTGAGGCTGGAATTATCACCAGCTGTTTcagatattaatttgatttcacGTAGTACGCAGAGCTCCAATGAAGACAGGGGAAGCCCACAAAGGAAAATATCTGAAGGGAATCCAAAAGATGGACCTACTAGGACATCAGGTTTACTATTGGCACCTGAAACATTGGAACTTTCGGATACTGGGACATCGTATACATTTAAAGTGAATCCTGCTGTCCCAAGAGACTTACCAGCAAGTGGGAGCCAAGCACAACATTCACTTCAGGCGAATTTGACTTCCAATGAAGAAGTTGATGGCCTTATTTCCTGTCAATTGAACCTAACCCTGGCATCTTCTGCATTGCAAGTCAACAAAAATCCTTATTTAGCTAGGATGCCTCCACTACGTCAGGAAATTGTCAAATCTCCAGAATCAAGGTTTAACGAGAGTAACAAAGATTCTGACATGCGAGTTATTCAGAACATGAATCTGGGTAACGAGGGCACAACTTTATCCTCCTCCCAGGAGATCCCAAATAACAATCAAGTGCCTGCATCAGCTCCAGCTAGAGTCAATGATGGTTTCTGGGAACAGTTCCTAACTGAAAGACCGGGCTCTTCTGAAAATGAAGAGGCAAGTTGTAATTACCGAGCAAACTCTTATGATGAGCAGGATGAAAGAAGGTTAGGTTTCGGAGTGCCAAGAAATGCTAAAAACATGGAGCAGCTCTCTCTATGA
- the LOC133670668 gene encoding adenosylhomocysteinase-like — translation MALLVEKTTSGREYKVKDMSQADFGRLEIELAEVEMPGLMSCRAEFGPSQPFKGAKITGSLHMTIQTAVLIETLTALGAEVRWCSCNIFSTQDHAAAAIARDSAAVFAWKGETLQEYWWCTERALDWGPGGGPDLIVDDGGDATLLIHEGVKAEEIYEKTGVLPDPASTDNVEFQLVLTIIRDGLKSDPMKYHKMKERLVGVSEETTTGVKRLYQMQANGTLLFPAINVNDSVTKSKFDNLYGCRHSLPDGLMRATDVMIAGKVAVVCGYGDVGKGCAAAMKQAGARVIVTEIDPICALQALMEGLQVLTLEDVVSEADIFVTTTGNKDIIMVDHMRKMKNNAIVCNIGHFDNEIDMHGLETFPGVKRITIKPQTDRWVFPDTNSGIIVLAEGRLMNLGCATGHPSFVMSCSFTNQVIAQLELWNEKTSGKYEKKVYVLPKHLDEKVASLHLGKLGARLTKLSKDQADYISVPVEGPYKPAHYRY, via the exons ATGGCTTTGCTTGTCGAGAAAACAACAAGCGGTCGTGAGTACAAGGTTAAGGACATGTCCCAGGCTGACTTCGGCCGTCTCGAAATTGAGCTGGCCGAAGTTGAAATGCCTGGATTGATGTCCTGCCGCGCTGAATTCGGCCCCTCACAACCATTCAAGGGAGCCAAGATTACCGGATCTCTTCACATGACTATCCAAACCGCTGTCTTGATTGAAACCTTGACCGCCTTGGGTGCTGAGGTTCGTTGGTGTTCTTGCAATATCTTCTCCACTCAAGATCATGCCGCCGCAGCTATTGCACGTGACTCAGCTGCTGTTTTTGCCTGGAAAGGGGAGACCCTCCAGGAGTATTGGTGGTGCACTGAGAGAGCTCTTGATTGGGGCCCGGGTGGTGGTCCTGATTTGATcgttgatgatggtggtgatgcTACTCTCTTGATTCACGAGGGTGTGAAAGCTGAGGAGATTTATGAGAAGACTGGTGTTTTGCCAGATCCAGCTTCGACTGATAATGTAGAGTTTCAGCTTGTTTTGACAATTATTAGAGATGGGTTGAAGAGTGATCCCATGAAGTATCACAAGATGAAGGAAAGATTGGTTGGTGTTTCAGAGGAAACCACAACTGGTGTTAAGAGATTGTATCAAATGCAGGCTAATGGGACTTTGCTTTTCCCTGCCATTAATGTTAACGACTCTGTGACCAAGAGCAAG TTTGATAACTTGTATGGATGCCGTCACTCTCTCCCTGATGGTTTGATGAGAGCTACTGATGTCATGATTGCTGGAAAGGTTGCTGTTGTCTGTGGTTATGGTGATGTTGGCAAGGGCTGTGCCGCTGCCATGAAGCAAGCTGGAGCTCGTGTGATCGTGACTGAGATCGATCCCATTTGCGCTCTTCAGGCTCTCATGGAGGGTCTCCAGGTCTTGACCCTTGAAGATGTTGTCTCCGAGGCTGATATCTTTGTGACCACCACCGGTAACAAGGACATCATCATGGTTGACCACatgaggaagatgaagaacAATGCCATTGTCTGCAACATTGGTCACTTCGATAATGAAATTGACATGCACGGACTTGAGACCTTCCCTGGCGTGAAACGCATCACCATCAAGCCCCAAACTGATAGGTGGGTTTTCCCTGATACCAACTCGGGCATCATTGTCCTGGCCGAGGGACGTCTCATGAACCTGGGTTGTGCCACTGGTCACCCCAGTTTTGTGATGTCCTGCTCATTCACCAACCAGGTGATTGCTCAGCTTGAGCTGTGGAACGAGAAGACATCCGGCAAGTATGAGAAGAAGGTCTATGTTTTGCCCAAGCACCTTGATGAGAAGGTTGCTTCCCTTCACCTTGGCAAGCTTGGAGCCAGGCTCACCAAGCTCTCCAAGGACCAGGCAGACTACATCAGCGTTCCAGTTGAGGGTCCTTACAAGCCTGCTCACTACAGGTACTGA